The segment TGCATTCTGTACGTCACTACTGACTATTCAATTTGAAAGTAGTCACATCACATCCAACAAATATCACTTAGTGTAAGGTATTGTTCAAAAGTTTTTTgggaaaaaatatgtattttttctattgttttgaaGTCTGATAGTTTTAAACGTGTTATAATTGTCACCGAACTTTTATATGCAATTGGTTCTTTTCTTtaactagtattaaaacaatcataaagTTACGAGATAAGTAATCCCAAATCATTTGAAATCCACCGTTTTGTTGATGTTGGAGTAGTGTTGTACCTCGGTCACTGTCAATCATTTGAACCTTGATCAGTTGACcgcgttttatttttaaaattggggATCCTCATTAAAATTGCAGTAATGTATTAGAGGTAAACTTTCCAGTCAATGTTAGTTTACAGTACTTTACGGTTAATGCTGAGCAAGGCGTTGTAATTTTAACAAAGTCGCGAACGAGCCAACTTGTCAGGACTCGACAAGGCCGCGAAGTGAACCATTCGTTTCATGTTCAAATTTTGAATCCCGTAAttactacatagtataaaacaaattcGGTTTCTCTGTCCCTctatccctatgtatgcttaaatctttaaaacttcgcagcggattttgatgcggtttttttatAGATAGACTGATTGAAGaggaatgtttatatgtataataagatCCATTATATAGTGGAGATGATGATtcaaatgttcaaaacaaaagtattacgttattcaaaagaattgttaaaaaacgtttgtgtggtaaaggttactataacataaatgactttctcaatggtaccacagattgggaatggatcgaccgccctcaggttgttaaataataaggttaattgtacaatattactttgtatacaatttttttgatgaaataaaagcctgctgagtttgttgcgcccattcttctcggtagtttttgactttcaataagtgatgttacatcttattttgaataaaaatatgttttgaatttgaatttacttaTCACAATGTGTATAATCAAAGTTTCTATTCAGTAAATCCTTATCTCACATACCCAATGATAATTTTTGCCAGAGTCACCAATACACGGAAACTCAAATGCATCTCAAAGCTTTAATTTTGTGAAATTAATCCTTATTCGTCTtttgtatgataatattaaagtgAACTTAGTGGCGGGGTGAAGCTAGTCAATAAAAAAGCAGGTACCACGGTGGTTGTGGCCCGTGGGAGGCAAATTAACCTTTTTGTGAGTATCCTGTTGTCTGCTGGTGATTATAAGCAGTTATTTAGTAACATCCCCCCGGGCTATCGAATAACTCTCCAAATACCGGTTATGAAACGAAACACACTTCGAACAACTCTCTCGATGTATAACTAGCTTTTGTTTTACACTGTTTTTACTGTTTATTATAGTAGGTAAGCCGAGAGAGTACCTCAAGTGATTACCACCACCCACGCACTCTTGTGAGTGACAAATTGCAGGAGATGGCCCTAAAGAAAAGCTGACAAACATTTAAGAAATGGTCCTTAAATTGATCTGTCCAATTGTTATTTAtcttctatctatatatataaaagagatttccacatatatagtcactcatcacgatatctctggaaccattagagctaaagacttgaaatttggtaggaatattattttcaccgagtagaggtcagctaagaacggattttacgaaattccaagatgtttttattatgaacagaacaacgtctgtcggctaGTTTATTACAAAAGCTATTCAGCTGTAAACATACACGAATGTTTAACATAAGTAATTAgcatactaaataataaaagtcgttaaaaaaaactaaaaaacacgctttggttgtaaagataatggttgaactTTAAAATGTACATCAATTcatgccttatcgacgatatgaaaaaattgtacaaattaacaaaaatcttattttgaaaattttaaaattgtaattttatcaaatgaatgtattgtcatcggtccaaTCCATCggtcgataaatctacaaagtttgaacgaaatctggccgtttaaagtgggtcaaaatagcGCCCAAAAGAGTCGGTTACAAGCAAATATACATACAGTTGAAGCTAATAAGAAGCGtgtaaaaaaacttaattatttttaaagcaagagtaatttaactttttaattaatataattaatccgGGCCTGTATTTAAAATTCTAGTAACTTCAGaacattaaagtttaaataacaattaaactaatactaataattatgaaaacgattttaaaagttcaacgagtatataaataacatttgtctaTCGTTGGTACATAATACTGGTTACCCAAATGTTACTTCATTTGGGTTgactacaaaaaatattgacttgtttgttattataatataaaatacagtaaggtataattaattgggtttattttgaagttttattagttaaatttacaaaaaaatatgtgtgtacATGTTATGTGAAAtataacctattattttatatttattataaatacaataattttataaaatatattgtaaaaaaaagtatgaaatataatatttttcttaatgttTTGCATATATTTATCGATAAAGCAGCTAGGACTGGATAGTGATGGGAATTTAAGGTATAGCTTTACAATTCCATCATACATACTGGTATCAATAAAGTATAAACTTGGGTGAGCAAAGAATACATTCCTGTTTTGATTACTACtgactactttttttttattaacgtgTTGGGAGTACATACAGATGAACACGTATTCTACTATATATCCTttatcactacataatattataaaacaaagtcctacGCCgcgcctgtctgtctgtctgttcacaTTGGTGAAGTGTGGCTCTCTAGGAAGGTTTAGGTATATAATCTgttaagtatttatatacatttttgtatacattaacgatattcgTTAGAGGTGTCGCAAAAAAATAAgccatctgggagctttcaacgacaacgctgtctaaaccctttgagtaTTGTGTTTTATCTTATATAGCTCAACAGAAAAGCcgtgatggcatatgtctatctcttaagcataatatacaatatccatattctTTACGATAGGACCCTCCCCAAGAACGTTTTGCCTACTACAAACAAGGAACTGTAGTAGAGTATCTATGattattcagaaatacgttttagtttcatttttaactaattaagtATTATGATTACACATTTCTAAAGGCTTTAGGCTCTATCCCGAATActtttacatcatattttttctctattttcagctagtattatggaaatataatttttatctgcaTCCTACCAGTAGTGCCAATTACTTTACATTGGTAGGATACATCATACACAAACagatgtcaaaaaaaaattgttacaaagaaataaaatagcATCGAACCCAGACCTGTTCAAACCTTGGTCAATGAAACAACTGATTCTTATTAAAAACGTAAGCTATTTTCGAAAGCATTTTaacgattttataaaaataaaaacaaatttattacataCTTGCCTTTTTATGTGAAAGTTGATACTGCGCTCCTTTAGgcgtaaaaaattaaaagcctTTTAAGAGGCTGTTAGTGTGAGGCCACCTGTGGATAaccaaatacataatataaaatatgttcgatctatttttattgttaattcatTTTCAATGGTTGCTTGCTTCATTGTAAAATTTGCTGAGTTAAATTGTTGAAATGTCTTTGAGGAATGCAGAAACCAGTTCGTTCTTAGCTACATGTTTATTGAGTAGGTTCTAATAACAGTTATTTTAGCTTAGTactgatattaataattcatataactatttattatactaaaaaaaatcataagggATTCtcttaattgaataatatttatttcttagtaagttttttttttcaaagcagATGTTCGAAGTTGCATCCTTGTGTAGCGATAATgaccttaaattattaaaactttcgtgagtcattattaaattatttattaatacggctttactcacgtttttgtcgttgtcggtaccgactagaaTCGGACTATCCGGAACTAGTTTATCAGGGTGAGTTTGATgagttcgcgataacgtcccacctcttactgcggacttgggctcgtaGCGCGCACTACGGTGGGTTATTGACCTTTCTACGAATCTAATactaaatgtatttaatatcaaaattttggatacttctcgtatagatagtttttatatatctagatattAAACACATATTTTTGTCAATGTAGACTAACCTCACACATCATTATCACTATCTTATATTTTCTTCGCCATTGCACCTCCTTTCCTGTAAGATTTTCTACCTTAAGGattacaatacattatattacttatgTAAGATTTTAATCTAAATAAGAACTGTAACTAAAATTACATTGAACTAACATAGAAAGACAGAGATCGGTGACTAGTCTTAGAAGAACCGTAATCATTAACAATGCAAACCGAATCGTTAACACTTTaccaaaacaaataaattccaTACAGAAGGTGGTCATGCTTGTTCGATCGAAGACAAGAACTCTCCACCGTCATATTTTATCAATTCTATAAAAATTCCTGCCAAGAACGATATTCTTTTCATTAAATCTACCAGTCTCcatattaaaatgatatttatgtttatgcAGTTCGtgtatgttaaatttatattttacgaCATCGTTTATGAGACGCAATCAGGCGCGGAAGGGTATCTCCTAAAAGCCTTAACATATCTCATAATggtcatattttataatttctatCCATCTAATTTATTCAATACACATTATAATGGTATGAATTATGAATTATAGTGAATATAAAAAcgagttatataatttatattgtaatatataactgATTCCGATTGTTATTCTAATGAGATTAACAGATTCCTAAACAACATGACCCAACAACcgtaaataactttaaatattgtaagtagGCCGTACTATAAACGTTGCttcattaaatatgttcttGCAGCCGATAAAATAAGAAGTACTTACAATGTCGACGACAGCAACTCGACATGTCAAGACGTCAAATTCAGCAAATATTCTCATGTGCAAACAATGGTGGAAAGTGTGTTGGCTATATGGTGATCAGGAGAAGTACTACAGGCAATTATATGGAAGACGGAAAATTAATACCATTAATAAAGGAATATATGAAGATACAGATATAAAGAGACCTGGTGCACAGATAACAGAACTTACTGATGATTTTTTTGATGATAATATCCCTACCCAAATAGATCCAGCGCCTGATgagaaaaaggaatggtttggTGCTGAATCTGAGCCTATATACAGCTTTGATCGAAACTGGCAGAATGACCAAAGAAGAAAACCAATCAACCTCGATAGTCTTAGTGAAAtacttaataatgataatagcATTCAAAATATTCTCAATCTGCCATCAGAACCTAGCAACCAACTCATAGAAAATAATGAATACATCCATAGAAGCGGAGACACATTTGGTAAAACTACCAAAACAGTGTGCAAAACCAAAAAGGGGGCAGTCGTTACCGAAGAAACTGAAATATCCAGTAATGGGAAGTCGACAGCAAATCTAAAGTTTCAGAGGTCCACAGTAAAGAGTGTtccaaataaaatcaaagaagTCCTAGAACCCTTACGAGAGGATGCGGTATTGGATGAGTGCTCCAGAAAGAAGTGTATTGGAGATACTCTGACAACGACCACCACGACACTGGTGACTGTTACCCAACACATGCTGACCTGTTGCAACGAGTGAGTATTATTCAATAACTTTTTTGTCTATTAGATATACATACATGTTAAATATAAACCTTTAATAAGATGAAATCTCAGGAATTCAATAATGCAGCAGAAATCGAAATATGAATGAGTgtggaaataataaataaacctacttataatattacCATCCATAACATTACTAccttattacaacaaaataggCAAAATCAGTCTTCTTCTTCTCAGCACCCCTTAAAAATGTTACTCATACTTTTTTATTCATGTCGATCCAATGAAGTTCACTTAAAATTCatgattgtaatattttttttttaacgaagAATCAAGTCGTACAAGTGTGGCTGCACAAAGCGATGCGCTTGCCTGATACGTATttcgatttaaaaaagaaataacaaaCATGGCGGCCCGGCCGGGAACAGGGCGATATCATCTTTTCGCTACTGTTTACATGTTCCGATATTGTCTGCTCTTTGATTGATGAATATATTCAAGTGtgatttataatgttttaaatggGAAGTCAATTATATTGAACTTATTATAACATTGATTCTTGAACTTTCaacttttattcatttatttcagttcaaagattcaaagatatttattttaaccgTAGGACACAAAGTGCGACTTGGTTCTGTcgatattaaacaaaaatcgaAACTTATATCTAATGAGTTTATCTATTGCAGTTAATGGCAAAACTTAAAGTCTACTGGGAAAAGAATTGCAAAGAAAAACCcagcataatattaatacaattttattacaggctagaataaatttttttgttggttGGCTATGCTAATGCAACTTGTATACCTACTAAGTGGTATGATTACCAAGCAGAATACTGTCCTCTGGGCTACTAATACTAGTAAGGGTACTTcccgtagtttttttttttatatgagagggggcaaacgggcaagaggctcacgggatggggagagttgagacatccgcaacaacaggtgtgtcaagaaatgcgttgccggcctttaaggtgggagtatgcttttttcttgaaggtccctaagtcgtatctgttcgggaagaccgctgccggtagttgattccacaaagtggctgtgcgaggcaagaaatttcgaacaaaacgcgcggatataatttatatgttcccgtagataatttatacgtttagatagagccgttaggcaacgcatgacaacaggccagctGTTTACCGCTATTTTTCAACGGTTCTTTTCGTTTGTTTACGGTCTATCTAGattatagacgtataaattatcagtttttgatgtgaaacatctataggcGGAGGGTAAACCTGAGTGTAGGCGTGGCGATACATACAGGCCGTGGCGACGCTTCGCCACGCTATATTGTTGTTACCGCCATCTATACGTATTGCGTAGTACTTTCTCTTGTGAtaacttcgaatttcaaaagttctgtttattTTGGTAAAACAGAATTTACATACTTAATCATTTTAACAATGTAATactgataattattatactttcatttgTTGAATAAATGCTGTAACAGTGATTCTAACCTAGTACCtacattataaaaatttgtCCTTATTATAACCCGAATTTCAAAAGGTCTGTTTATTGTTGTAAAACAgaacttacataattattttaacaattatataagtattaattatataattgtttgaCTTACAAATTGTTACACAATAGATTCATTGTtagtttcttatatttattatttataactatcaAATAATATGTCTGATAGCGATAAATTAGAAAGTGAAAGTGTGCAGCCTGCTGCAAAGAAAGCAAAATCGCACTATGACACAATGCCAAGTCTTaagtaaattgttattttatgatCCAAGTGTGGATTTGCCtgtgtagctgtacctacaaccaataacatcaactaatacaaatgtctaatatctaacttgtaacgtaataccttcgtagcattatagatcgtagaaatattaatcgtgcatattaactgtaataagcgtatgccgaaagattcgttctgaaaagaacattttattttatataccgtaatattagctcttataAGAACCAGTTCATAATGCTGcacatcaagtcatagaatcatacagatcaccagtagtcatctcatcgaagtacaagcatcaTCATGTTCTCTCGAAGACCACatatatactcacgtgatcagtcatatgctccgcgttacacaacctcacatcaaggccgagcgtactcgaTAGCATTatttttagagcgagatagaacacataatgttattctcaattcttattgaatgaaacgccTTTACttttggtcaaaatgtaagcttagtattggtgtgtattttctaaacttgtaaatattttttaagtaacaattgtaattggttaactagttttaaggattttgtatatatatcatgtaactgaagtaaaataaatcatcttccacatattcctcacagtcttcatactactcaagcagttgttatatttaatctccgaacgctcagtctctaaacgTGCATTAAGAACGTGTATATGTGTAAAAATATAGCAATTGTTTGATCTACTCTCTTGGTAGATTAAAATTTAACTGTCATCATTTTCTGGAGAAAATtcgtaatattgtattttattatcatgCCATATTTATTTCCTGTCATAATCTGTACTTTTGTGCCTAttacttgtacaaaataatttcgatgtttcacatctgccaggcgtcccaTGACGGCTCACAATTTTAAGTTCTTAGCTATACACCAGGTACAATAAACGTAGATGTTTAGTAGATTGctataattattacatcatcgaaaaaaaaacaaacatttatacaaACATATCTGATTCGTATAGAAGTGTTGTAACTTAGTTACCAAAATGGACATAGTAATTTTGATAACCAAGATCAGTTACATTAGCCAATGTAATTACATATTCTCACTTATAAGGAATTCCTACGTAATAAGATTGAATATCTTTCCATATTATGATACCCGCATGAGTATGCTTTAACGAGATTATGAgaaattccattaaaaaaattagtaaaatatgTCACTGCGagagtttttataattatttaagatattattatattcacatTTAAATTCTTTTTCTGGGCGATGTAATATTCGAGCAGCGGCAGATTTGTGTCTGTCGAACAGATGGAAAGAAATGTGTGATGGAATTAGAcagatataatatgtttaagatATTAGTAGATAGTAATGTAGTAATATTACAACGATTTATTCACATATTAGATACATAACTAATATCTTTaagcgagcaattcttgtatatatatatatatatatatatatatatatatatatatataagagatttccacgtatatagtcactcatcaccaTATCTCTGGAActattagagctaaagacttgaaatttgttaggaatattcttttcaccggattttctaaaattccatccacaatagtttttttttattatgagcagaacaacgtctgtcgggtcagctagtatatatattatatatataaaatttagtgtacagtggatttcgggggcgatatatcgatctagctaggtttcaattttaaaaaatataaaaaaattatccgtgttttaatgagaaacagctacaataacattacaatacaaaggtaaattttgccacttTACATATACAAAACTGTAATAGCCCAGATTGGGTGATCCGGCAAGCAGAAGATCCCGGATCGAATCCAGATTtcctattagttttttcttATTCAAGTTTAGTAACTCCTTAAAAATCTGTGGAAGGCTCGGTTGTTCGAATATTTAAGACATAAATGACCAAGAAGTTTTCTTATAATTTCAATCACAAATATCCCCGGGCTGTCTGGATTgttaattcaaagtcaaagtcaaaaatacttcattgacataaaatcaaatagattactcgtcaacgtcaattactaaaaatGCAATGTATTTCAttgtatttcataataattattaataattgtaccaATCTATTGGTGAACGTGAAGTAGGTAACGACCCTTCGTGAGCTACGTGCCAATATAACTATTGtagataaatacataaatagcCCAGTGGCTAGCAAGCTGGAGGCACCTggaggttccgggttcgaaatccggtaggtacaaacatttatatggtgGATACGGATCTTTGTTTCCGAGCCGTGAATGTTTATttgcatttatgtatgtttaagtgtgtatatcgtattatatgtatatgattgtcttgcacccataagCTAAGCTTAGTTTctgacaaaataatttgtgtaaaagtatgtgaatattattattttatacggtGAAGCAGATATAGTATAATTGCGTAATACTATACTATGATGTTGGTCTCAATTTTAGTTTGAATACTATATTCTAAATCAATTAATTGGTTTCTTTTTGGAGATATACGGACGTATTGGTTGAAGGTAAGAAATCCTACCTTCAACCTTATGGTCAAAGTGATCACCGATGCTCttgatgattttattaaaagagcacaaaaaaagaatcctgagagagtttcttgcgccgctttttatttctcagagctccatttgtttccgaagcggtagtagtatctagtatattagaaacgacatcaaaaactaaaggaatcaattttgagaaaataaattccctTTATGCCTTTAGAGG is part of the Leptidea sinapis chromosome 13, ilLepSina1.1, whole genome shotgun sequence genome and harbors:
- the LOC126967690 gene encoding protein prickle-like isoform X2, with translation MSTTATRHVKTSNSANILMCKQWWKVCWLYGDQEKYYRQLYGRRKINTINKGIYEDTDIKRPGAQITELTDDFFDDNIPTQIDPAPDEKKEWFGAESEPIYSFDRNWQNDQRRKPINLDSLSEILNNDNSIQNILNLPSEPSNQLIENNEYIHRSGDTFGKTTKTVCKTKKGAVVTEETEISSNGKSTANLKFQRSTVKSVPNKIKEVLEPLREDAVLDECSRKKCIGDTLTTTTTTLVTVTQHMLTCCNEPVCRNCVVSPTGSSPPPLHEQQTSPPPPAPHSPPPYLPSPQPPLPSPQPSQSSVPSSSNSPHPYSYLNLRRSQDNGVTPQSYQSPQSPQSAMSLSPHPVQGKFRGLLEHAERLMKPGDPHRHSQSDDDSGCALEEYTWVPPGLRPEQVHLYFSALPEDKVPYVNSVGERYRLKQLLQQLPPQDNEVRYCHALSDEERKELRLFSAQRKREALGRGQARQLHAPASCERRIFHRYKHTDS